The proteins below come from a single Lodderomyces elongisporus chromosome 3, complete sequence genomic window:
- the MND1 gene encoding Meiotic nuclear division protein 1, giving the protein MPTKKGQSLEEKLAALHAWFQSNHEFYTLKEIEQRGSKACKISSMQIKDLVVNLVNEGLVQQEKCGTTNLYWSFGFTQHKLKLDRVQKLKEECMSKEGRIQQLQTDLDALYAERDVAKLPNRAEELQRLECLKQQLSLCKKQHEQFQDLEKIEHLKKGIDFFNELIENIVCYVSERAMVSQAEIRNEFNIPFELEDPPEMSKAN; this is encoded by the coding sequence ATGCCAACAAAGAAAGGTCAATCACTCGAGGAAAAACTTGCAGCTCTCCATGCTTGGTTCCAATCCAATCATGAATTCTACACTCtaaaagaaattgagcAAAGGGGCAGTAAAGCGTGTAAGATTTCACTGATGCAAATTAAAGATTTGGTTGTAAATTTGGTGAATGAGGGTTTGGTTCAACAGGAAAAATGTGGCACAACCAATTTGTATTGGTCATTTGGATTCACCCAGCATAAGTTAAAACTCGACAGGGTTCAAAAACTAAAGGAAGAGTGCATGCTGAAAGAAGGTCGAATTCAGCAATTGCAAACGGATCTTGATGCGTTATACGCAGAAAGAGATGTTGCAAAACTCCCTAATCGAGCAGAGGAGTTGCAAAGATTAGAGTGCttgaaacaacaattgtCTCTATGCAAGAAACAGCATGAACAATTCCAGGACTTGGAAAAAATCGAGCATTTAAAAAAGGGGATAGACTTTTTCAATGAACTTATTGAAAATATTGTGTGTTATGTCTCAGAAAGAGCAATGGTGAGCCAAGCCGAGATTAGAAACGAGTTCAATATTCCATTTGAATTGGAAGACCCACCAGAAATGTCAAAAGCCAATTAA